Proteins encoded within one genomic window of Fragaria vesca subsp. vesca linkage group LG1, FraVesHawaii_1.0, whole genome shotgun sequence:
- the LOC101304409 gene encoding uncharacterized protein LOC101304409: MLDGLLGRGFGAKCKSLIKLTKSRIDVIRRKRNATQKFLKKDIADLLANGLDINAYGRAEGLTVEVILSSCYDFVERCCDLVLKHLSVMQKQRECPEECKEAVASLMVAAARFSDLPELRDIRQLFQERYANSVDYCVDQKFVENIASKPPTLEKKVQLMKDIASEFSIKWDSWAFEQRMSKPPAFIQDKPKTYGSFPVTDDKDKLSNGKGAVPKGDRHDHVATERRLDPNGGQKLQNLKELIASNNDELDDQTSHRHLGRDSKSLKGREGSLKEKEGHGILFQERQEVAQKYEARREDAPPKPVRLGSSSRGKGLERHYEAENFVPKRDGPDIPPHVKPNVAGPPVISNGKDSFAGREEGTPKLKPFSNYGLPPPYVKSNVRAKDRKHEASLGHDNSQDTGISTDPTAYKRAFAENVLERIQLGRDHDRRATAKVDTYDHEKEHIHQDDIATNSIPKPRSSRRRPSRSRSSTNDAGNNEDTGVVMSKPRSRSRRRDDSRRGLQLLFDDDHHHRKDDEERRIDELLLHYSKKPSNIEPGQSRRKSKSRHASRDERAEGVSEPTHVRSNSLPHEHSGPSETPKVFARASSFQPDGSNARHVHPKLPDYEDLAAKFAALRGR, from the exons ATGCTCGACGGACTGCTCGGCCGTGGCTTCGGCGCCAAGTG TAAATCGCTGATTAAATTGACGAAGAGTCGGATCGATGTGATTCGGAGGAAGAGGAACGCGACGCAGAAGTTTCTGAAGAAAGACATAGCTGATCTACTCGCCAATGGCCTCGATATTAATGCTTACGGAAGG GCTGAGGGACTTACAGTGGAGGTGATACTTTCGTCGTGTTACGATTTCGTTGAGAGATGCTGTGATTTGGTGTTGAAGCATCTTTCAGTAATGCAGAAACAGAG GGAATGCCCTGAGGAATGCAAGGAAGCTGTTGCATCACTGATGGTTGCTGCAGCAAGATTTTCTGATTTACCAGAGTTGCGTGACATCAGGCAACTATTTCAAGAGAGATATGCAAATTCTGTGGATTACTGTGTGGATCAAAAG TTCGTTGAGAACATAGCTTCAAAGCCTCCCACATTGGAGAAGAAGGTTCAGTTGATGAAAGACATAGCATCAGAGTTTTCAATAAAGTGGGACTCCTGGGCCTTTGAACAAAGGATGTCTAAACCTCCTGCATTTATACAG GACAAGCCAAAAACTTATGGGTCTTTCCCTGTTACTGATGATAAAGACAAATTGTCTAATGGAAAAGGTGCAGTACCAAAAGGAGATAGGCATGACCATGTGGCAACAGAAAGGAGACTTGATCCTAATGGTGGCCAAAAATTACAGAACCTCAAGGAACTTATTGCCTCGAATAATGATGAGCTCGATGATCAGACTAGCCATAGACATTTAGGTAGAGATTCCAAGTCTCTCAAAGGCCGGGAAGGTAGTCTCAAGGAAAAAGAGGGCCATGGCATCTTATTCCAGGAAAGGCAAGAAGTTGCACAAAAGTATGAGGCAAGAAGAGAGGATGCTCCCCCAAAACCAGTTAGATTAGGCAGTTCTTCTCGGGGAAAAGGACTGGAAAGGCATTATGAAGCGGAAAATTTTGTTCCTAAAAGAGACGGCCCTGATATTCCACCTCATGTAAAGCCAAATGTTGCTGGACCACCTGTGATAAGTAATGGTAAAGATTCATTTGCTGGTAGAGAAGAAGGAACGCCTAAATTGAAGCCCTTCTCCAACTATGGCCTTCCTCCTCCTTATGTGAAATCTAATGTCAGAGCAAAAGACAGAAAACATGAAGCCAGTTTGGGTCATGATAATTCTCAAGATACGGGCATCTCTACCGATCCTACGGCATATAAGAGAGCCTTTGCTGAAAATGTGTTGGAAAGGATACAACTTGGTCGTGATCATGACAGGCGTGCCACTGCAAAAGTTGATACTTACGATCATGAGAAGGAGCACATTCATCAGGATGATATAGCTACCAACAGTATACCAAAACCAAGATCATCTAGAAGGAGGCCCTCAAGATCACGTTCCTCTACCAATGATGCTGGCAACAATGAAGATACAGGAGTTGTGATGAGCAAACCAAGAAGCAGGAGTAGGAGAAGGGATGACTCAAGAAGAGGCCTACAGCTGTTGTTTGATGATGACCACCACCACCGGAAAGATGATGAAGAGAGAAGAATTGATGAACTGCTGCTTCATTACAGCAAAAAGCCATCTAACATAGAGCCAGGGCAATCAAGAAGGAAGTCAAAAAGTCGTCATGCAAGCAGAGATGAGCGTGCTGAGGGGGTGTCTGAACCAACTCATGTAAGATCAAATTCCCTTCCTCATGAACATTCAGGTCCATCAGAGACGCCGAAAGTATTCGCTCGTGCATCTTCCTTCCAACCAGATGGGTCCAACGCTCGGCACGTGCATCCCAAATTACCTGACTATGAGGATTTAGCTGCCAAGTTTGCAGCCTTAAGAGGAAGGTAA